From Pongo pygmaeus isolate AG05252 chromosome 2, NHGRI_mPonPyg2-v2.0_pri, whole genome shotgun sequence, a single genomic window includes:
- the LOC129032770 gene encoding mucin-2-like, which yields MHGPQTGTSAPHRVSSCMVLNWNISSPQGLQLHGPQIATSVPPRVSSCTTSNCNISSLLGLQQHGPQPGTSAHPTGSSAPRPSTCNTGSPPGLQMHSPQTGTSAPPQVSSFTALKLEHQLPARSPAARLSNRNISSPQGLQLHGSQTGTSAPHRVSSCTALKLQHQFPPGSPAAPPQAGTSASAPGLQLHGPQPATLAPHRVSRCSALKLEHQIPTGYPAARPSNWNIISPPRLQLHGPQIATSAPSRVSSCTAIKLEHQLPRGSPDAQTSNLNISSSPGHQLHGPQTGTSAPPLGLQQHGPTTGTSASPWVSSCTALKLEHLLPTGSPASRPSNWNFSSPPGLQLHGPQTGTSARRQIQTVPV from the coding sequence ATGCatggccctcaaactggaacatcagctccccaccgggtctccagctgcatggtcttaaactggaacatcagctccccacAGGGTCTTCAGCTGCACGGCCCTCAAATTGCAACATCAGTTCCCCcccgggtctccagctgcaccaCCTCAAACTGCAACATCAGCTCCCTGCTGGGTCTCCAGCAGCACGGCCCTCAACCTGGAACATCAGCTCACCCCACCGGGTCTTCAGCTCCACGGCCCTCAACTTGCAACACTGGCTCCCCACCGGGTCTCCAGATGCAcagccctcaaactggaacatcagctccacCCCAGGTATCCAGCTTCACggccctcaaactagaacatcagctccccgccagatctccagctgcacggCTCTCAAACAGGAACATCAGCTCCCcacagggtctccagctgcatggctCTCAAACAGGAACATCAGCTCCCCACAGGGTATCCAGCTGCACGGCCCTCAAACTGCAACATCAGTTCccccctgggtctccagctgcaccaCCTCAAGCTGGAACATCAGCTTCTGCCCCGGGTCTCCAGCTCCACGGCCCTCAACCTGCAACACTGGCTCCCCACCGGGTCTCCAGATGCtcggccctcaaactggaacatcaaATCCCCACCGGGTATCCAGCTGcacggccctcaaactggaacatcatCTCCCCACCGCGTCTCCAGCTGCATGGCCCTCAAATTGCAACATCAGCTCCCAGCAGAGTCTCCAGCTGCACGGCCatcaaactggaacatcagctcccccGCGGGTCTCCAGATGCACAGACCTCAAACTTGAACATCAGCTCCTCGCCGGGTCATCAATTGcacggccctcaaactggaacatcagctccacCCCTGGGTCTCCAGCAGCACGGCCCTACAACTGGAACATCAGCTTccccctgggtctccagctgcacagccctcaaactggaacatctGCTCCCCACCGGGTCTCCAGCTTcacggccctcaaactggaaTTTCAGCTCCCCaccgggtctccagctgcacggccctcaaactggaacatcagctcgCCGCCAGATTCAAACtgttccagtttga